The uncultured Mailhella sp. genome segment AGATAGGCTTCCAGCGAAGGCCACGCGGTCACATCCACATGGGGCCAGTAATCGAGCCCTGCGCGGCGCAGATGTCTGTCGTCGATGGAGAAGCCGAGCGGCTCTATGAGATGAAGACGCGTGCCCGTGCCTGCGCACAGTCTGGCGATGTTGCCGGTGTTCGGCGGAATTTCAGGATGATACAGAACAATGTGCAGCATGGATGCTTCCGTGGGCCCGGACGCGCTCACGACGCGCCGAAAAACGAAAAGAAAAACGCCCGACGCTCTTGAGCGCGGACGTCACACAAGACGGCGGAACCGCCGTTCTGCCGGAACGCGGAAAGAAAGCGGAACAGGCGAGGCCTCTTCCGCCGTTTTTCACCAATCAATGATGTCTGTTGGGAGACGTTTTCTTGATATAGGTAAGGGCGCAGATCACCGCAATGATGCCGACGAAGAAGAAAAGGAAGTCCATGACGCTCTCCTGTGCTGAGGAATGCCCTGCGGGCGAACAATGCCTGTTTACCATATCCTCAAGCGGCTGTTTGCGCAAGAGTCCCGATGGGAAACGGCGTTCCCTTTCGGTCGACCGTTTCCGCTGAAAAGCGGGGGCGAAAAAGACGCATCGACCGCCCGGCTGCGCGCATACCGGAGGGTACCGGGCGTCCGCGCCAGTTCTGCCTCCCCGCCAAGGCCCGAGCGCTTCTTCCCCCTCAACCCCGCGCACCGTGGCTGTCTGCCGCCCCGCCTGCACGTCCGGCGTTCCGCTACGGCGCGGCAAAAAAAAGACGCACGACTGCTTTTGCCCCGCCCCCGGCCCGCTGCCCGCTCCAACTCGCCGCTTTTGCCGGACTTTTCCGAATTTCCCCGCCGGTTCTCGTTGCGGGCGGCAGGCACATGGGCTATGCTCTCCCCCGTTCAACCTTTGTTTCGTCAGGAAAACGCCATGATACGAGTCGATCTTCACACCCACACCAATCATTCCCACGCGCGCGACAGCGTCCGGCAGATGTTCGACGCCGGACAGGCCAGAGGCCTTGTCGTGCAGGGTTTTTCCGAACATTCTCCGCGGCCCGCGGGATACGACTATCCCTCGGAATACCGCGATCATCTCGCCGCCACCTTCAACGACTATCTGGCCGAAGTGTCGGCCCTGAAGGAAGAACAGGCCCCCAGAGGCGTCACCGTGCTGCTCGGCCTTGAGGTGGACTGGCTGGAAAACGAAGTGCCCTACCTGCGCGCCATGACCTCGGAACATCACTACGACTACCTCATCGGCGGCATTCATTTTCTCGATCACTGGGGCTTCGACTCCGCCGCCTCCGACTGGGAGCCGCTCTCCTTCGAAGAGCGCTGCGCCCTTTACGAGAAGTACTACCGCACCATGAAGACCATGGCCGAAACAAGGCTCTTCAACATCGTCGCGCATCCCGACCTCATCAAGATATTCTCCGTGGAGGACTTCCGCCGCTGGCTGGAGATTCCCGCAAGCATGGATCTTGTGGGCGACGCGCTCACGGCCGTGCGCGACGCGGGCATGGCCATGGAAATTTCCTCCGCCGGTCTGCGCAAGCCCTGTCAGGAAATCTACCCCGGCCCGAAGATCCGCCGACTCGCCCGTGAGCTCGGCCTGCCCGTCACCTTCGCGTCGGACAGCCACGCCACCGAACAGGTGGCCTGGAACTTCGACGAGCTGGCCCGCTGCGCCGCGGCCGAAGGCTGGAAGGAAAGCCTGGTCTTCTGCCGGGGCAAGGTGACCGCCATGCCTTTCGACGTCGACTAAGAATCTTCCGCAGACGCGCCCCGCGACCGCGCCATGCCCTGCCGCGGCGGATTTCTGCGCCCGGGCCGGAGCGCGCCTTCCCCGGATCGCCATTGCGGCAGTCCCGGAGCCCGGAGAGACGGGTCCCGCTGCAACAATTTGCAAGCATTCCGCCCTTGGCAGGGCGTCGAAGCATGGTTATCCTTTCCCCATGGCCTTGCGACCACAACATCAGGAGAAACTATGACCAGCCAACTCAAGACCTTACTGCTCATGGCCGGCCTTTCCGCCGTGCTCATCGTCATGGGCAGCGCCCTCGGCGGCAGACAGGGCATCGTCATCGCCCTCGTGCTCGCCGTCATCATGAACATCGGAAGCTTCTGGTTCTCCGACAAAATCGTGCTTTCCATGTACCGGGCGCAGGAACTTTCCCCGGAAGACGCGCCCATGGTGCATCAGATAGTGGAAGAGCTCGCCGGACGCGCGGGCGTGCCCAAGCCCCGGCTGTTCATCGTTCCGCAGGAGGCCCCCAACGCCTTTGCCACGGGTCGCGATCCGGAACACGGCGTCATCGCCGTGACGGACGGCATCATGCGCCTGCTGCCGCCGGAACAGCTCCGCGGCGTGCTCGCCCATGAAATGGCCCACATCGCCCACCGCGACATCCTCATTCAGACCGTGGCCGGCGTGCTTGGTTCCGCCATCACGGCCATCGCCAACATGCTGCAGTTCTCCATGATCTTCGGCGGTTCGCGCGACGAGGAAGGCAACAGCAATCCGCTGGCCGCCATCGCCATGATGATTCTCGGCCCGCTGGCCGCCACCCTCATTCAGATGGCCATTTCCCGCCGCCGCGAATACATGGCCGACGCCGCGGGCGCCGAATACTGCGGCGATCCGCTGGCCCTCGCCGGAGCCCTGAACAATCTCGACGCCTACAGCAGGCACATTGCCATGCAGGCCAATCCGGCCACGGAAAACATGTTCATCGTGTCGCCGCTCTCGGGAGACGCCATGCGCCGCATGTTCAGCACGCATCCTCCCATGGAAGAGCGCATCGCCA includes the following:
- a CDS encoding histidinol-phosphatase, producing MIRVDLHTHTNHSHARDSVRQMFDAGQARGLVVQGFSEHSPRPAGYDYPSEYRDHLAATFNDYLAEVSALKEEQAPRGVTVLLGLEVDWLENEVPYLRAMTSEHHYDYLIGGIHFLDHWGFDSAASDWEPLSFEERCALYEKYYRTMKTMAETRLFNIVAHPDLIKIFSVEDFRRWLEIPASMDLVGDALTAVRDAGMAMEISSAGLRKPCQEIYPGPKIRRLARELGLPVTFASDSHATEQVAWNFDELARCAAAEGWKESLVFCRGKVTAMPFDVD
- a CDS encoding zinc metalloprotease HtpX encodes the protein MTSQLKTLLLMAGLSAVLIVMGSALGGRQGIVIALVLAVIMNIGSFWFSDKIVLSMYRAQELSPEDAPMVHQIVEELAGRAGVPKPRLFIVPQEAPNAFATGRDPEHGVIAVTDGIMRLLPPEQLRGVLAHEMAHIAHRDILIQTVAGVLGSAITAIANMLQFSMIFGGSRDEEGNSNPLAAIAMMILGPLAATLIQMAISRRREYMADAAGAEYCGDPLALAGALNNLDAYSRHIAMQANPATENMFIVSPLSGDAMRRMFSTHPPMEERIANLQEMARTGRYPG